The following coding sequences lie in one Cannabis sativa cultivar Pink pepper isolate KNU-18-1 chromosome 5, ASM2916894v1, whole genome shotgun sequence genomic window:
- the LOC115716952 gene encoding transcription factor bHLH36-like, translating to MFPNHQSNYDHDLVPQISSNPHQQDLVGIDTIDMVGGQTHNTIFCTRDNINYPQPQRHHDHHNNSEKKIFRRDNERQRRLHMTFLTASLRSLLPQELIQGKRSITDHMHEAVNYINYMKTKIEASRVRRDDLKSSCFLNSSITHQNIDCEISSNVQNCKSQNYNLLVNINNIIVRPCLGGILEIVISSHLPLSKVLQVLLQQGLSIEECYSTKVNGRLIHTLKSEVAHNMSEYIDPHELQQKLYVIFSSSTTSE from the exons ATGTTTCCTAACCACCAAAGTAACTATGATCATGATTTGGTACCCCAAATCTCTTCAAATCCCCACCAACAAGATCTGGTTGGAATAGATACCATAGATATGGTAGGAGGGCAGACCCATAATACGATATTCTGTACCCGCGACAACATTAATTATCCGCAACCACAACGACACCATGATCACCACAATAATAGTGAAAAGAAGATCTTCCGTAGAGACAATGAAAGACAAAGAAGGCTACATATGACTTTCCTAACAGCATCACTTCGATCTCTACTTCCTCAAGAGTTAATTCAG GGAAAGCGCTCAATCACCGATCACATGCATGAGGCTGTGAATTATATAAATTACATGAAGACTAAGATTGAAGCTTCAAGAGTCAGAAGAGATGATCTCAAAAGTAGTTGTTTCCTTAATTCGAGCATTACTCATCAAAACATTGATTGCGAAATTAGTAGCAATGTCCAAAATTGTAAATCGCAGAActataatttgttagttaacattaataatattatagttCGCCCATGCTTAGGAGGAATTCTAGAGATTGTAATTAGTAGTCATTTGCCCCTGTCAAAAGTTCTGCAAGTGTTGCTCCAACAAGGACTTAGCATTGAAGAGTGTTATTCTACGAAAGTCAATGGAAGGCTTATTCACACTCTAAAGTCTGAG GTTGCCCATAATATGAGTGAATATATTGATCCACATGAACTTCAACAAAAGTTGTATGTTATATTCTCAAGTAGTACTACGTCCGAGTGA